Proteins from a single region of Thermotoga maritima MSB8:
- a CDS encoding ABC transporter permease, translating into MRAVFGILLVLIAWYLLHFLFPSSLILPGPVETFKVFIKMLNRETFEALLSTLLKGLVSTFIVIAVGLPVGFFMGISDRVYEFLRPLVTVVQAVPVVSWLVVVIFLWGIGWQGPVVISSLSLIPVAIFTTVSGVRSVDRKLLEVMKVYRVPRRMILKEVYLGSIWPFVLSILEVSSGNVWKAVVMGEYLCGDSGLGVLISWARQYVDVPRVYALTIFTVVLGISFERSVKVLARRVWKKWRLS; encoded by the coding sequence ATGAGAGCGGTTTTTGGAATACTTCTTGTTCTGATAGCGTGGTACCTTTTGCACTTTCTTTTCCCATCTTCTCTCATATTGCCGGGTCCTGTGGAAACCTTCAAAGTCTTTATTAAAATGTTGAATCGTGAAACCTTCGAGGCCCTTTTGAGCACACTCTTGAAGGGCCTCGTTTCCACTTTCATCGTCATCGCTGTGGGACTTCCCGTTGGTTTCTTCATGGGTATCAGCGACAGGGTGTACGAATTTCTACGTCCTTTGGTCACGGTGGTGCAGGCGGTACCCGTTGTTTCCTGGCTCGTCGTTGTGATCTTTCTCTGGGGAATAGGCTGGCAGGGTCCTGTCGTCATCTCTTCCCTTTCCCTCATTCCAGTTGCCATTTTCACAACGGTTTCCGGGGTAAGAAGCGTGGACAGAAAGCTGTTGGAAGTGATGAAGGTCTACAGGGTGCCGCGGAGGATGATTTTGAAGGAGGTGTATCTTGGTTCGATCTGGCCCTTCGTTCTCTCGATTCTGGAGGTGTCTTCTGGAAACGTGTGGAAAGCGGTTGTTATGGGGGAGTACCTTTGCGGTGACAGTGGACTGGGAGTTCTGATATCCTGGGCACGGCAGTACGTGGACGTTCCTCGGGTGTACGCACTCACCATTTTCACAGTGGTTCTGGGGATATCTTTTGAAAGATCTGTGAAGGTTCTCGCAAGGAGAGTGTGGAAGAAGTGGAGGTTATCCTGA
- a CDS encoding ABC transporter ATP-binding protein, which translates to MEVILKVEGLRKDFNGVKVIENWGFSVGKGERVALLGPSGCGKTTFLRIVSGLEDYQGKVKVFTDKIGYVFQEPRLIPWKTITENLMLIRRDTDRIASLLEKVELKGFENHYPWQLSEGMKQRVNFVRALLVDPDLLLLDEPFDALDLKTKMKVMDLLVDLWQKRRFSIVFVTHNVKEAVFLSERIFLLSGRPSKILDEVKLKEKAIDFTDEKLFRLEKMVIERLLNLLR; encoded by the coding sequence GTGGAGGTTATCCTGAAGGTAGAAGGATTGAGGAAAGACTTCAACGGTGTTAAGGTGATAGAAAACTGGGGTTTTTCAGTTGGTAAGGGTGAAAGGGTGGCTCTTCTTGGGCCGTCTGGCTGTGGAAAAACAACCTTTTTGAGGATTGTATCAGGTCTTGAAGACTATCAGGGAAAGGTGAAGGTTTTCACGGATAAAATCGGATACGTGTTTCAGGAACCCAGGCTGATTCCGTGGAAAACGATAACGGAGAATTTGATGTTGATCAGAAGAGATACAGACAGAATAGCATCCCTTCTCGAGAAAGTGGAGCTGAAAGGTTTTGAAAATCACTATCCATGGCAACTCAGCGAGGGAATGAAACAGAGGGTAAACTTTGTGAGGGCACTCCTTGTGGATCCTGATCTTCTCCTTCTCGACGAACCTTTCGACGCACTGGACTTGAAGACAAAGATGAAGGTGATGGATTTGCTGGTTGATTTATGGCAGAAGAGGAGGTTCTCCATCGTTTTTGTGACACACAACGTGAAGGAGGCTGTTTTTCTGTCGGAAAGGATCTTTCTCCTATCGGGAAGGCCTTCAAAGATACTCGACGAAGTGAAGCTGAAAGAGAAAGCCATAGATTTCACTGATGAGAAATTGTTCAGGCTGGAAAAGATGGTGATCGAAAGGCTCCTCAACCTACTTCGATGA